CTTGTGGGTGTCGCTTGCCGGCGGATCGTTCGGGGTCAGGAGAATCGCAAGGCGCGCGGCGAGCGGCAGGGCGCGCTCCTGCGCCGCCAGCGGCCGGAAGATCGTGCGGCTCACCTGTGCGATCGTCGCCCCGATCAGCGCCTCGCGGCTGCCGAACAGCTCGTAGAGCGTCCGCTTCGACATCCCCACCGCCCGCGCGATCTCCCCCGTCGAAAGGGAATCCAGCGGCCGGGTGAGCAGCAGATCGGCCGTCACGCGCAGGATTTCCGCCTCCCGCTCGGCCGCGTTCATCTGCACCGGCCGCCCGCGACGCCGCGGCGCGAGGCTGCACACCGCCTCTGCCTGTTTCTTCACCACTTGCTTCTCCTCACAGCCTCCCCTGCACGCGCGCACAGACA
The nucleotide sequence above comes from Celeribacter indicus. Encoded proteins:
- a CDS encoding TetR/AcrR family transcriptional regulator, which codes for MKKQAEAVCSLAPRRRGRPVQMNAAEREAEILRVTADLLLTRPLDSLSTGEIARAVGMSKRTLYELFGSREALIGATIAQVSRTIFRPLAAQERALPLAARLAILLTPNDPPASDTHKFELLRSIIAKAKTYPSLAQDMCSSGRGTLAGYLRAELAAAVAEGEIALAPEVQAEAAEMLIDMAFHAPIPRLLDPTLPVPTPEATRLRRELAISLFLGGCRRALPSA